The following coding sequences are from one Nitrosopumilaceae archaeon window:
- a CDS encoding dihydropteroate synthase → MKIPRVSSALKAIELKQIPPPLIIGERLNTQGSKKAKEAVLNGNFDELLNLAKAQVEEGAHCLDVCVATTERSDELEFMKKLVKQLSLEIDAPLVIDSTEPKVIATALEQIPGKPIINSINLEGDGSRFHSLAPMMAKYGVPAIAMCIGPKGMAKSPQEKLETAELLYEAGKKYGLQEDQFIFDALTFTLATGEAEFQDAGKNTLEGIALIKKRFPNSYTTLGLSNLSFGLAPNARKVLNAVFLYHAVKYGLDTVIINPKDVIPYSEISEKERKIAEDLIFNRHQSALADLIAYFENSKSTKTISVKRVEIDPSWNAGKRSNFRIVNRLKDGIENDVVSAIAEKITQKHELVEKNNILSIQAPKEITHQAAIQTLNDDLLPAMKEVGDKFGAGELILPFVLKSAECMKAAVGELEKYLLKEEGTSKGKLVLGTVYGDVHDIGKNLVKTIFENNGYTVYDLGKQVPMQKFLEKIDEVKADAIGLSALLVSTSKQMQFFVEHARKNNMQIPILCGGAAINTNYINRIAKEGGIYKPGAFYCKTMFDGLKTMDNLISNEKEQFLTEWNAKLEKWTETNVKTEVRDIPHSGIKPVEPPLASHINKQIRFVPTQINLQEIWKYINKKSLFVLSWGLRGNTAKESQQEHEKLFEEWKKRIVDEGLFEPRAVYGYFKCHNKDGKLVVDHPNGQHITFDFPRSTKSKHLCITDYFGNDDIVAFQAVTVGNKTSEIIEKWNKEDKYTDAYYLHGLAVETAEAMAEWINQIIRDELKIGPKRGLRYSWGYPSCPDVSQHNLVWKLLEPEKSGMRLTELGQIIPDQSTAAIVVHHPEAEYFVL, encoded by the coding sequence TTGAAAATTCCAAGAGTGAGTTCTGCATTAAAGGCAATTGAACTAAAACAAATCCCTCCGCCATTGATTATTGGTGAGAGACTTAACACCCAAGGTTCAAAGAAGGCAAAGGAAGCTGTACTAAATGGCAATTTTGATGAATTACTAAACTTAGCAAAGGCCCAAGTTGAAGAAGGTGCACATTGTCTTGATGTTTGTGTTGCAACTACAGAACGCTCCGATGAACTAGAGTTTATGAAAAAACTTGTCAAACAATTGAGTCTAGAAATAGATGCTCCCTTGGTTATTGATTCAACTGAACCAAAAGTAATTGCCACAGCACTTGAACAAATTCCTGGTAAGCCAATAATTAATTCAATTAATTTGGAAGGTGATGGATCTAGATTTCATTCATTAGCTCCAATGATGGCAAAGTACGGAGTACCTGCAATTGCGATGTGTATTGGTCCAAAAGGAATGGCCAAATCTCCACAAGAAAAACTAGAAACCGCAGAATTGCTTTATGAAGCTGGAAAAAAATATGGTCTACAAGAAGATCAATTCATTTTCGATGCTCTAACTTTTACACTTGCTACTGGAGAAGCAGAATTTCAGGATGCTGGAAAAAATACACTAGAAGGAATAGCATTAATAAAAAAAAGATTTCCAAATTCATATACCACTCTTGGCCTAAGTAATCTAAGTTTTGGACTTGCACCTAATGCACGCAAAGTGCTTAATGCTGTATTTTTGTATCATGCAGTAAAATATGGCCTTGATACAGTAATAATCAACCCAAAGGACGTTATTCCGTACTCTGAGATTAGCGAAAAAGAAAGAAAAATTGCAGAGGATCTTATATTTAATAGACATCAAAGTGCACTTGCAGATTTAATAGCATATTTTGAAAACTCAAAATCTACAAAAACCATTTCTGTAAAAAGAGTTGAAATCGATCCTTCTTGGAATGCTGGTAAACGATCTAACTTTAGAATTGTAAATAGGTTAAAAGATGGAATTGAAAATGATGTTGTCAGTGCAATTGCTGAAAAGATAACACAAAAACATGAACTAGTTGAAAAAAATAATATTTTGAGCATTCAAGCTCCAAAAGAAATAACACATCAGGCTGCAATACAAACGCTAAACGATGATCTTCTCCCAGCTATGAAAGAAGTAGGTGACAAATTTGGAGCAGGAGAACTCATTTTGCCATTTGTACTTAAATCTGCAGAATGCATGAAAGCAGCAGTAGGAGAGCTTGAAAAATATCTCTTAAAGGAGGAAGGTACTAGCAAAGGCAAACTCGTTTTGGGTACCGTTTATGGTGATGTTCACGATATTGGAAAGAACTTGGTAAAGACAATTTTTGAAAATAATGGTTATACTGTTTATGATTTAGGGAAACAGGTTCCAATGCAAAAGTTTTTGGAAAAAATCGATGAAGTAAAAGCAGATGCAATAGGTCTCTCTGCACTCTTGGTTTCAACGTCAAAACAAATGCAATTTTTTGTAGAACATGCAAGGAAAAACAACATGCAGATTCCTATATTATGTGGTGGAGCTGCTATCAACACTAACTATATCAATAGAATAGCAAAAGAGGGTGGAATTTACAAACCAGGTGCATTTTACTGCAAAACTATGTTTGATGGTCTAAAAACAATGGACAATCTTATTTCAAATGAGAAAGAACAATTCCTTACTGAGTGGAATGCTAAACTAGAGAAATGGACAGAAACTAATGTAAAGACAGAAGTAAGAGATATTCCACATAGCGGAATAAAACCAGTAGAACCGCCACTTGCATCTCACATTAATAAACAAATTAGATTTGTGCCTACACAAATTAATTTACAAGAAATTTGGAAATACATCAACAAAAAATCTCTTTTTGTTTTATCATGGGGACTTCGTGGAAATACTGCAAAAGAATCACAACAAGAACATGAAAAATTATTTGAAGAATGGAAGAAAAGAATTGTTGATGAAGGTCTTTTTGAACCACGTGCAGTATATGGTTATTTCAAATGCCATAACAAAGATGGAAAACTTGTAGTTGATCATCCAAATGGGCAACATATTACATTTGATTTTCCACGATCCACAAAATCAAAACATCTCTGTATCACGGATTATTTTGGTAATGATGATATTGTTGCATTTCAAGCAGTAACAGTTGGAAACAAGACTTCAGAAATAATAGAAAAATGGAATAAAGAGGACAAGTATACTGACGCGTATTATTTACATGGTCTTGCTGTTGAGACTGCAGAAGCAATGGCAGAATGGATCAATCAAATAATAAGAGACGAACTAAAAATTGGACCAAAAAGGGGGTTGCGATACAGCTGGGGATATCCAAGCTGTCCTGATGTATCACAACACAATTTGGTATGGAAATTATTAGAACCTGAAAAATCCGGCATGCGGCTTACAGAATTGGGTCAAATTATACCAGATCAATCTACTGCAGCCATAGTTGTACATCATCCTGAGGCAGAATATTTTGTACTGTGA
- a CDS encoding CoA pyrophosphatase, producing the protein MEIELLKKALSSKITPEVKYDGKTKLAAVLMVIYGKEPMIIMTERPKTMNQHAGEISFPGGTWTQRDDDLLTTSLRETKEEMNLDISRQQIIGQIKPVTTLNSGFTIMPFICILDEIPQLIPNSEIETILHIPFLPLLNTIEDDLDPSHKSIQEMYTFRYQHHLIWGASARMLKQMFDILSETGLV; encoded by the coding sequence TTGGAAATAGAATTACTCAAAAAAGCACTGTCTAGTAAAATTACACCTGAGGTAAAGTATGACGGAAAAACAAAACTCGCTGCTGTATTGATGGTGATTTATGGAAAAGAACCCATGATAATCATGACAGAGAGACCAAAAACAATGAATCAGCACGCTGGCGAGATTTCTTTTCCTGGTGGGACATGGACACAACGTGATGATGATCTGTTGACTACATCTCTTCGAGAAACAAAAGAAGAGATGAATCTTGATATATCTAGACAACAAATTATCGGTCAGATTAAACCGGTGACAACTTTGAATTCTGGTTTCACAATAATGCCGTTTATTTGTATTCTAGATGAAATACCACAGCTTATCCCAAATTCAGAAATAGAAACTATATTACACATTCCATTTTTGCCTCTGTTAAACACAATAGAAGATGATCTAGATCCTTCACACAAATCAATTCAAGAGATGTATACTTTTAGATATCAACATCATTTGATATGGGGTGCTTCTGCAAGGATGTTAAAGCAAATGTTTGACATTCTATCAGAAACCGGTTTAGTATGA
- a CDS encoding 50S ribosomal protein L39e — MAAHKSTPRKIRLMKKLKQSSPVPTWVVVRTKRKVRSNPKRRQWRRTDVGVG; from the coding sequence ATGGCTGCGCACAAATCTACTCCAAGGAAGATACGCTTAATGAAGAAACTAAAGCAAAGTTCACCTGTGCCAACTTGGGTTGTAGTTAGAACAAAAAGAAAGGTACGATCAAATCCAAAAAGGAGACAATGGCGCAGAACTGATGTGGGAGTGGGATAA
- a CDS encoding 50S ribosomal protein L31e — translation MSEETLERVYTINLGKVWLSPNNQRAKRAINMIKEFATHHMKSENVKIEEDVSHLVWARGIRHPPRKIRVKLTKDDDGNILISKYEEEKKVEEKSKGKKVDKKTEKKEEKKVEKKVEEKLIEKKTEKTKEKKSEEKPKDSKSDKKTKKD, via the coding sequence TTGTCAGAAGAAACACTTGAACGCGTTTATACAATAAATCTTGGTAAAGTTTGGCTTTCTCCAAATAATCAAAGAGCCAAGAGAGCAATTAACATGATCAAAGAATTTGCTACACATCATATGAAATCTGAAAATGTCAAGATTGAAGAAGATGTAAGCCATCTTGTATGGGCAAGAGGAATACGACATCCCCCAAGAAAGATACGTGTCAAATTAACAAAAGATGATGATGGTAATATTCTAATTTCAAAATATGAGGAAGAGAAAAAAGTAGAGGAAAAATCCAAAGGAAAGAAAGTAGACAAAAAAACGGAGAAAAAAGAAGAAAAGAAAGTAGAAAAAAAAGTAGAAGAAAAACTAATAGAGAAGAAAACAGAAAAAACTAAAGAAAAGAAATCAGAAGAAAAACCTAAGGACTCAAAATCTGATAAAAAGACAAAGAAAGATTAA
- a CDS encoding cell division protein FtsZ: MEFEIKTPILVVGLGGAGCKLAINAKEKLGSECILISHDPKDLNSSNSKILINTNPILNPSSYLIRGISFGALDSIRERIEGYSTIIIMANLAGKSGAALAPILSQVAKEMGKNVLSFAIMPFKFEKDRIFFSGVSLKRLKANSDCTIIVDNDALLDSNPDLTPDTCHTITNAALLEVVSSLKSASFPLRTNILSTSKEGQDIQTSLRDSIKMLYEDAPPNSVKSTMLYVMGGNKISVGTLNSMVNTISGIFNDDSTRVSLSVMSGESSKVVLLTSIDGETRFDKYDPLGFIPKQNMLDWDEPECSIKLDLNLTQIE, translated from the coding sequence ATGGAATTTGAGATAAAGACACCTATTCTAGTTGTAGGATTAGGCGGTGCAGGATGCAAATTAGCAATAAACGCCAAAGAGAAACTTGGTTCAGAATGCATTCTAATTAGCCATGACCCAAAAGACCTCAATTCTAGCAATTCTAAAATTTTGATTAATACCAATCCGATTCTTAATCCATCTTCGTATCTAATACGAGGCATATCATTTGGTGCCCTTGATAGTATTAGAGAAAGGATTGAGGGTTATTCTACTATTATTATAATGGCAAACTTGGCAGGAAAATCTGGGGCAGCGTTAGCACCTATTCTCTCACAAGTTGCAAAAGAGATGGGTAAGAACGTCCTTTCCTTTGCTATAATGCCGTTCAAATTTGAAAAAGACAGAATCTTCTTTTCAGGTGTATCGTTGAAGAGATTGAAAGCAAACTCTGACTGTACCATAATAGTAGATAATGATGCTTTACTTGACAGCAATCCGGATCTTACTCCTGATACATGTCATACCATAACAAATGCCGCCCTACTTGAAGTCGTTTCATCATTAAAGTCTGCATCCTTCCCACTAAGAACAAACATTCTTTCTACAAGTAAAGAAGGTCAAGATATACAGACATCATTAAGAGATTCTATCAAAATGCTTTACGAGGATGCACCTCCCAACAGTGTCAAAAGTACAATGTTATATGTGATGGGCGGAAACAAGATTTCCGTAGGAACACTAAATTCCATGGTAAATACAATCAGCGGCATATTCAATGACGATAGCACTAGAGTAAGTCTTTCGGTTATGTCAGGTGAAAGTTCTAAAGTTGTTTTATTGACATCAATTGATGGGGAAACTAGATTTGACAAATATGATCCGTTGGGATTTATTCCAAAACAGAACATGCTGGACTGGGATGAACCAGAATGCAGTATAAAATTAGATCTTAACTTGACACAGATAGAATAG
- a CDS encoding tRNA (N(6)-L-threonylcarbamoyladenosine(37)-C(2))-methylthiotransferase, giving the protein MAKIWVEAYGCAASFADSEMISGLILNGGHTLAKSSSDSDLNLIVTCSVKDATAHKMIHRIKKMKTKPLVVAGCLPKAEQSTVEKFSPKASLLGPNSLGKTLDVISSTLRGIKKIEVADSDVSKVGLPKVRLNSAIGIIEIASGCMSECTFCQTKLSKGDLHSYRIGDIVRQVKHDVEDGCGEIWLTSTDNGCYGFDIGTNLPTLIENVSEIKHNFMIRVGMMNPMYMTRIKQDLLKSFENDKVFKFLHIPVQSGSNQVLKEMKRGHTANVFRDTNDAFRKKFERFTISTDIIVGYPSESEEDFAQTIDLIKETRPDVTNLSRYSARPGTDAAKMSQIDISDVKRRSKIIFELTDKIIHERNLEWVGWKGDVLFDEIADGIIKGRNFAYKPVVIEKEVKIGQKIKVEITKATKRGLYGRAIS; this is encoded by the coding sequence ATGGCAAAGATTTGGGTTGAAGCCTATGGATGTGCGGCAAGCTTTGCAGACTCTGAAATGATCTCTGGTTTGATTCTAAATGGAGGTCATACACTTGCCAAGAGCTCATCTGATTCAGACTTGAATCTTATTGTTACTTGTTCAGTAAAAGATGCTACCGCACACAAAATGATACATAGAATTAAAAAAATGAAAACAAAACCACTTGTTGTAGCTGGTTGTTTACCAAAAGCAGAACAATCCACTGTTGAAAAATTCAGTCCAAAAGCTAGTTTACTTGGTCCAAATTCTTTAGGAAAAACTCTTGATGTCATAAGTTCTACTCTAAGAGGAATAAAAAAAATAGAGGTTGCAGACTCGGATGTATCTAAAGTTGGTTTACCAAAGGTCAGATTGAATTCGGCTATAGGAATAATTGAAATTGCAAGTGGTTGTATGAGCGAGTGTACTTTTTGTCAAACGAAATTATCTAAAGGAGATTTACACAGCTATAGGATTGGAGATATTGTAAGGCAGGTAAAACACGATGTGGAAGATGGATGTGGTGAAATATGGCTTACATCTACAGATAATGGCTGTTATGGTTTTGATATAGGAACTAACCTACCTACTCTTATTGAGAATGTATCTGAGATAAAACACAATTTTATGATAAGAGTAGGTATGATGAACCCCATGTATATGACAAGGATTAAGCAGGATCTTTTGAAATCCTTTGAAAACGACAAAGTCTTCAAATTCCTTCACATTCCGGTACAAAGTGGGAGTAACCAGGTTCTAAAAGAGATGAAACGCGGTCATACAGCAAATGTGTTTAGGGATACAAATGACGCATTTAGAAAAAAATTTGAAAGGTTTACCATTTCTACAGATATCATTGTAGGATACCCATCTGAGAGTGAGGAAGACTTTGCGCAGACAATAGATCTCATTAAAGAAACAAGACCTGATGTGACAAATCTTTCAAGATATAGCGCCAGACCTGGAACAGATGCTGCAAAAATGAGCCAAATTGATATTTCTGACGTAAAAAGGCGAAGTAAGATCATTTTTGAATTAACAGACAAGATAATACATGAGAGAAATTTGGAATGGGTTGGTTGGAAGGGTGATGTTTTGTTTGATGAAATTGCTGATGGCATAATCAAAGGAAGAAACTTTGCCTACAAACCTGTAGTTATTGAGAAAGAAGTAAAAATTGGACAAAAAATCAAAGTCGAGATCACAAAAGCAACAAAACGTGGTCTTTATGGCAGAGCCATAAGCTAA
- a CDS encoding aspartate ammonia-lyase, with amino-acid sequence MKFRIDRDSLGEIQIPADAYYGAFTARAIKQYHVTGQRTHPYLIMAFVMIKRSAAAANMKTKTLDTKKGNAIVKACDKILSGKHLDQFVVEAINSGAGTAFNMNTNEVIANVALEILEKKKGDYEVIHPNDHVNMSQSSNDTFPTAMHVSILFSINQVIPVLDELIKILIKKAKEFSSYKKIGRTHLMDALPVSLGSEFAAYATAIAKARDAIVIAKKELEFVALGGTAVGTGANTPKGYRNIAIAELAKITRLPLKPQQDMQYSLQSKFAVANLSSTLRNLAVELGRISNDIRLMASGPVAGLSEIGIPAVHAGSSIMPGKVNPSLAECMNMVCFSIIGNDSTVALAAQAGQFELNVMLPVMLKSVLDSTDMLRNFVPIYSHNLIDGLSANKEKLRQYIENSPVIVTLLSPKLGYQTSADLYKESLKTGKTIRQLVISKGLMSEKEVKSFLG; translated from the coding sequence GTGAAGTTTAGAATTGATAGAGATTCTCTAGGTGAAATTCAGATTCCTGCAGATGCATATTATGGAGCCTTTACAGCTAGAGCTATAAAACAATATCATGTAACTGGTCAGAGGACTCATCCTTATTTGATCATGGCATTTGTAATGATTAAAAGATCAGCAGCTGCTGCCAACATGAAAACTAAAACTTTGGATACCAAAAAAGGAAATGCAATTGTGAAAGCCTGTGATAAAATTCTTTCGGGAAAACATCTTGATCAGTTTGTCGTTGAAGCAATAAATTCTGGTGCAGGAACTGCATTTAACATGAATACCAATGAAGTAATTGCAAATGTTGCATTAGAAATATTGGAAAAGAAGAAAGGAGATTATGAAGTAATACATCCAAATGATCATGTAAACATGTCACAGTCAAGTAACGATACATTCCCAACTGCAATGCATGTTTCAATTTTGTTTAGCATTAATCAAGTCATTCCCGTACTAGATGAACTGATAAAAATTCTGATAAAAAAAGCAAAAGAATTTTCCAGTTATAAAAAAATTGGCAGAACACATCTTATGGATGCACTACCAGTAAGTTTGGGTAGTGAGTTTGCTGCATATGCAACAGCAATTGCAAAAGCACGTGATGCAATAGTTATAGCAAAAAAAGAACTTGAATTTGTTGCATTGGGTGGAACTGCTGTTGGAACAGGAGCAAATACTCCAAAAGGTTATAGAAATATTGCCATTGCAGAGCTTGCAAAGATTACAAGATTACCATTAAAACCCCAACAGGACATGCAGTATTCATTACAAAGCAAATTTGCAGTGGCAAACCTGTCTTCTACTCTTAGAAATTTGGCAGTTGAACTTGGCCGAATTTCAAATGACATTAGGTTGATGGCATCTGGTCCTGTTGCAGGATTATCAGAAATTGGTATTCCTGCAGTACATGCAGGTTCTTCCATAATGCCAGGCAAAGTCAACCCATCGCTTGCTGAATGCATGAACATGGTTTGTTTTAGCATAATTGGAAATGATTCTACCGTTGCACTTGCAGCACAAGCAGGACAGTTCGAACTAAATGTAATGCTTCCTGTAATGCTAAAGTCTGTTTTAGATTCAACTGATATGTTAAGAAATTTTGTTCCAATTTATTCTCATAATTTGATTGACGGTTTATCTGCAAACAAAGAAAAGCTTCGTCAATATATCGAGAATAGTCCAGTAATAGTAACACTACTCTCACCTAAACTTGGTTATCAAACATCTGCTGATCTATACAAAGAATCCCTGAAAACTGGCAAGACCATCAGACAGTTGGTAATATCAAAAGGATTAATGAGTGAAAAAGAAGTAAAGTCATTTTTGGGATAA
- a CDS encoding multicopper oxidase domain-containing protein — protein MNRRYSILSIAAVVAVAGILFASTYSQSQMTATKYGVSTVQDNLIQKIGDMGGIQLQLPSAFAQIPTDQIASMVQQGRHVVQVSLTAQSVDLPIMGGGKYHAMTFNGQVPGPTIRATQGDIIEMTLTVPSTEYTAHSNDMHASQISATNFGATQPGSSRTYAFIAETPGTFKYHCEGVNLAAMDQHVLSGMYGLTIIDPLNGYHPLLVTKTKVDNGQVVLDRQIVPADAKEFVLEYNQLYLNSDGSFNEQAMFLHNTTQTVVNGLAFGYTPNGDINKLVKGDASKNVFAVQPWNDASLKQYQGHPLFVDTGVHYRIFVENQGNMPVFFHIVGEQLDRVTQGNVIQAQGIETWNIGGSEGAIVDLVFDNPGVYAAVNHDYAAIFSGAGTIFVAGDPFKLGYNPGDMPNPSDAVPPLGKNSIPQKELVHCECTDDEAATIAKQIGG, from the coding sequence ATGAACAGACGATACAGTATACTCTCTATTGCTGCAGTTGTAGCAGTAGCAGGAATATTGTTCGCTAGTACGTATTCTCAGTCACAAATGACTGCAACGAAATACGGCGTTTCAACGGTACAAGACAATTTGATACAAAAGATCGGCGATATGGGTGGTATTCAATTACAATTACCATCTGCATTTGCTCAGATTCCAACAGATCAAATTGCTTCTATGGTACAACAAGGACGACATGTAGTGCAAGTTAGTCTCACAGCACAGAGTGTTGATTTGCCAATTATGGGCGGTGGAAAATACCATGCAATGACCTTTAACGGTCAAGTCCCAGGACCAACAATTAGAGCAACACAAGGAGACATTATAGAAATGACTCTAACCGTGCCATCCACTGAATATACTGCACACAGTAACGACATGCACGCATCACAAATATCTGCAACTAACTTTGGTGCAACTCAGCCAGGAAGTTCAAGAACATATGCATTCATTGCAGAAACTCCTGGTACATTCAAGTACCACTGTGAAGGTGTAAACCTAGCTGCAATGGACCAACACGTCCTTTCAGGTATGTATGGATTAACAATAATTGATCCACTGAATGGATACCATCCTCTCTTGGTTACAAAGACCAAAGTAGATAATGGTCAAGTAGTATTAGACAGACAGATTGTTCCAGCAGATGCCAAAGAATTTGTGTTAGAGTACAACCAATTGTACTTGAACTCAGATGGTAGCTTCAACGAACAAGCAATGTTCTTACATAATACTACACAAACTGTTGTTAACGGACTTGCATTTGGATATACTCCAAATGGAGATATTAACAAGTTAGTAAAAGGCGATGCAAGCAAGAATGTCTTTGCTGTACAACCATGGAACGACGCATCTCTAAAACAGTATCAAGGACATCCATTGTTTGTTGATACTGGAGTTCACTACAGAATCTTCGTTGAGAACCAAGGAAATATGCCCGTTTTCTTCCACATTGTCGGTGAACAACTCGACCGTGTAACACAAGGAAACGTAATACAAGCTCAAGGAATTGAAACTTGGAACATTGGTGGCTCTGAAGGTGCAATCGTGGATCTAGTTTTTGACAACCCAGGAGTATATGCAGCGGTCAACCATGACTATGCGGCAATCTTCTCTGGTGCGGGAACGATATTCGTAGCTGGTGATCCATTCAAGTTAGGATACAACCCAGGAGATATGCCCAACCCATCTGATGCAGTTCCTCCATTAGGAAAGAACAGCATTCCACAAAAGGAACTTGTCCACTGTGAATGTACTGACGATGAAGCAGCGACAATAGCTAAACAAATCGGTGGTTAA
- a CDS encoding D-2-hydroxyacid dehydrogenase produces the protein MSMNQSVLICDQVAPILNEILQKNGLKITYEPEITPDQIKEKIGNFDIVVVRSRTKITKEMIDRANKCKIIARVGVGLDNIDVGAAKIKEIRVINAVEGAMNAVAELVLGLMLSLAREIPRADREIRNGKWLKKELMGTELSGKYLGIVGLGNIGKKLAKHARALNMNIIGYDVIPIPEDFSREVGLIKADLDTLISSADYISFHVPFTESTHHLVNSQLLAKMKKNACIINTSRGEIIDENALYDVLKEGKIAGAALDVFESEPATGNKLATLPNVICTPHIGAQTKEAQALAANVIAEKIIMILRGVI, from the coding sequence ATGTCAATGAATCAGTCCGTATTAATTTGTGATCAGGTTGCGCCCATTCTAAATGAAATTTTACAAAAAAATGGTCTGAAAATTACATATGAGCCTGAAATTACTCCAGATCAAATCAAAGAAAAGATTGGTAATTTTGACATTGTTGTAGTCAGAAGCAGAACAAAGATTACAAAAGAAATGATTGATAGAGCAAACAAATGTAAAATTATTGCACGCGTAGGAGTAGGTCTTGATAACATTGATGTAGGTGCAGCAAAGATAAAGGAAATTCGAGTCATCAATGCAGTAGAAGGTGCAATGAATGCAGTAGCAGAACTTGTTTTAGGATTGATGCTTTCATTAGCTAGGGAAATTCCAAGGGCGGACAGGGAAATTAGAAATGGAAAGTGGTTAAAAAAAGAACTAATGGGAACTGAACTTTCTGGAAAGTATCTTGGAATTGTTGGTCTTGGCAATATAGGGAAAAAACTTGCTAAACATGCAAGAGCACTAAATATGAATATCATTGGCTACGATGTAATTCCAATACCAGAAGATTTTTCACGCGAAGTAGGACTAATAAAAGCAGATCTTGACACTCTTATTTCAAGTGCAGATTACATATCTTTTCATGTCCCATTTACAGAAAGCACACATCATCTTGTAAACTCACAATTACTTGCAAAAATGAAAAAGAATGCATGTATTATCAACACATCTAGAGGAGAAATAATAGATGAAAATGCATTGTATGATGTATTAAAAGAAGGAAAAATTGCAGGTGCTGCCTTGGATGTTTTTGAGTCTGAACCTGCTACTGGAAACAAGCTTGCAACACTACCAAATGTAATTTGTACTCCTCACATAGGAGCTCAAACAAAGGAAGCTCAGGCTTTAGCTGCAAATGTTATAGCAGAAAAGATAATAATGATTCTTCGTGGCGTTATATAG